The Camelina sativa cultivar DH55 chromosome 16, Cs, whole genome shotgun sequence sequence CGAAGTCACCAACCTGGGGTAGAGTAGCATGTGGATGATTCTAACATCATATTGAACTAAATTCATCTACGGGACGGTCTAACAACCGTGTTACCTTGCAGATTGGGCGAGAAGGATCTTTCAAGTTCACAAGTAAATTGTCACATTTCAAATCGAAGTGAACAGTGTTTTTGGAGTGTAGATATTCCATTCCAAATGCAGCATCCATGGCAATGATTAGTCTCTTGCGACGATCAAGATGCCTGATAATATAAGGaaagaaaatagataaaattatataagtaaaaCGAACTGAAACCAATCAAACCTAATAAGTGGAACTTTACCTGTCCTTTCGGACCAGAACATGCCTCAGAGAACCATCAACCATGTACTCTGTCACAGTCGCCAAGGTCCCCCCAGGCCCGTCTTTTACAACACCATAAAATGCTACCACATTCGGATGATGAAGCTTTGAAAGAATTTCAGCTTCCCCCCAGAATTCACCAGTCTAAAAATTCAGATATACATCAACCAGTATAATGTGATAAATTTAACATAGGTGCATGGTGAAAAGGGAAATGCATAAGACATGGACTGCAAACAACTCACCAATCTCTCTTGCTCTGATGACCGCCCAGCAAAGCAACTCTTCTTTATCCTCTTGATAGCGACATCTGATCCTCTCCATTTCCCATGATACACCGTTCCAAAAGTACCAGAACCAAGCTCCTTCAACTCCTCGAGATCTTCATTCTTAATGATCTagtaatattttagaatatgtaaacaaaaacattggAAAAAAATAGCTCAGTAGAACACTAGGAAGATAGAAGCAGATAAGTTTTGACAGAACTATCGTAATGAGTGTGAAACCAGACGCACagacaaaaataagaaactaaatgcAAGCACACTAGCCGGGGAATAAACATAATGCTGATTCTACCAACATATCTGAAACTGTAAGAACCACTGATATGGACCTCAACAATGAACTTTCCATGCAAAGATAGTAAAAGTTTTATCACGtgtttattttcaaagttttcGTACCTGCAAGCCACTGTAATCAAACTCTGAGCCAAGTGGAGGAAGCGCAGCATGCCTTGTTTCGGTCTTTTCATCCTAGAAGTTCTATCCTATTCAGAAAAATAGTGATTTTGGAAATCATAATATGAAAACTGCTACAACTCATACCTTTGGTTCAGTATCCGGCGTCCTAAGATTCTCTACCATAGCACCAAATTCCTCACTCTCTGTGACCTTCATCTGTTCATCCTCTAGAGCAGGGAGAATGGTGCTAGTGCCACCAGCGTNNNNNNNNNNNNNNNNNNNNNNNNNNNNNNNNNNNNNNNNNNNNNNNNNNNNNNNNNNNNNNNNNNNNNNNNNNNNNNNNNNNNNNNNNNNNNNNNNNNNNNNNNNNNNNNNNNNNNNNNNNNNNNNNNNNNNNNNNNNNNNNNNNNNNNNNNNNNNNNNNNNNNNNNNNNNNNNNNNNNNNNNNNNNNNNNNNNNNNNNNNNNNNNNNNNNNNNNNNNNNNNNNNNNNNNNNNNNNNNNNNNNNNNNNNNNNNNNNNNNNNNNNNNNNNNNNNNNNNNNNNNNNNNNNNNNNNNNNGTGATGCGCCAACTCCTCCAACATCTCCAGCAATAGTATTGATCCCTTCGGTGTTCCGTACATCAAGCTCAGCTAAGTTGTTTGCTGAAGAGCTGTCCAGCCCACGAAGGATTGGGTTCTTTCCTGATCCAATGTCCATGCCGTTTACAGCTACAACATATTGAAACTCAGAGTCGGCGTCATTTTTGTTAACCCCCAAAAGAGCATCATCCATATCACTGATAGAGAACAAAAACATCCTAAGCTTCTGAGAACCCCCACGGTTTTCCATCTCGTTATACTCTTCCAACATATTCTGGAGATCTTCTTCACATGATACAGACACCAACGCGTCAAGATCTTCACCAGGAAGCTGATACTTTACAACACGTGTTTGGTAATAGATTTCAAGGATTTTTTGCCTCAGCTCCGGCCAAGATATATCCTTTCTTATGGAAATTATGTGTGTATCACCTCCAACGTATCGAAGCTTTGAATCACCTGGACGTGGAAGTATTTTCCCACCGAAACTGCAAAGGATCTTCACCTTTGCTGTAACACTACCTGAGGCTGAAGAAGAAGCGTATCCCTGTAAATTTCCTACACTGCTATCTTTAGTCATAGAAGCCTGTGGTGCTGACTGGACATGACCAAGTTTATTCCCAAACTCGTGAAGCGAAGAGTTTGTCCTCTCATTATCCCTGGTGCCATTCTCCACAGTGCTGAACCTAGAGACATCTGAAGCACACTCAGATCCTGTGTGACTAAGCCCCCCTATCAAGCCTCTAAGATCCATATAACCAGTGGTATAATTCATGTCGCCCGGTGCATTGGGATTCGAGGACCTCTGAGGAATGACCCGATCACGCATAAAAGCGAATTCCTCACCTGTTTGAATGGAGTAGTTATGCACAGGCTTAACATCTGAACCATTAGAATTGAAAGGTCGCACATTAGCACTAGTGCCCCCTGTTTGATCAGGGATAAACGGTTGAGGAACAGCCTCGTTTCCATATCCAGGTTCCATGGAGTGCTGAAAAATCTGTTGATGTCTAGGTTTATCCATGGATATAATACAAATCCTACCAATTGAAAGACCTGTATGACGAATCTGACATAGCACACTACTACactacagagagagagagtgaatcAATTCAGAGCACGGTCGAGATGCAGTTACACATTAAGCTgcaatgaaagaaagaagatataagTTGTAGTCCCCATGGTAAGATAATGCAGCAAAACAGACTTTGAATCATCGAGAAACTctaataaaaagggaaaattttCACATGCTTCAATTTCTgcagataagaagaagaatctaaaacccaaaaaacatgATTCTTCCTTTGATTACTACAGAGAATTCTCAGCGACAATTTGATTTCGACCTAACcccaaaaaaacccaaatacTCGATTAAAATCTACCTTCACcacaaaaacccaaaaccctaaaGCAATCAATACAACGATTCAGTCTATTTCACAACGCTACAgaatagtttataaaaaattgaaatcaaaaaaccaaaaatctaatGCTTGAGGAAATTACAacgactcaaaaaaaaaaaaaagtatagaacAGTGAAGAAGTCTTCCCGAACCTTTAACGCGTAAGCTTACGGAGGAATTGATCGAACCAGCAATACACTTGAAGCAATCGTCTCTAAGCTGATGCTCTCGATCAAGTAGTACACAGCCAAGGAAGAAcagattaccaaaaaaaataataataataataaaccctaaaacttttttattttttccctcactttctctctcgttTTTNGAGGAAACCGTTCTCTTTGTCCAGGTTGAACCACATGCCCATAGTATTGCGGGTATATTCCATAGGAACTGGCAGAACCCGGAGTGATGGATTGTGGATACTGGAAAGAGGAGGCTGGCGTAATAGATTGGGGATACTGAAGAGGGGAACCTGGGGGAATGGACTGAGAATAGTGAAGAGCAGAACTTGGCTGAACAGATTGCTGTAACTGATATGTAGCATTCGGTGGAATAGATTGAGAATAATAAAGCGATGAGTTTGGTGGAATAGACTCAGACTGCTGAACGGATGATTGTTGGAAGCCATCTAGCATCGACTGTGATGCGCCAACTCCTCCAACATCTCCAGCAATAGTATTGATCCCCTTGGTGGTCCGTACATCAAGCTCCGCTAAGTTGTTTGCTGAAGAGCTGTCCAGCGCATGAAGGATTGGCTTCTTTCCTGATCCAATGTCCATGCCGTTTACAGCTACAACATATTGAAACTCAGAGTCGGCGTCATTTTTGTTAACCCCCAAAAGAGCATCATCCATATCACTGATAGAGAACAAAAACATCCTAAGCTTCTGAGAACCCCCACGGTTTTCCATCTCGTTATACTCTTCCAACATATTCTGGAGATCTTCTTCACATGATACAGACACCAACGCGTCAAGATCTTCACCAGGAAGCTGATACTTTACAACACGTGTTTGGTAATAGATTTCAAGGATTTTTTGCCTCAGCTCCGGCCAAGATATATCCTTTCTTATGGAAATTATGTGTGTATCACCTCCAACGTATCGAAGCTTTGAATCACCTGGACGTGGAAGTATTTTCCCACCGAAACTGCAAAGGATCTTGACCTTTGCTGTAACACTACCTGAGGCTGAAGAAGAAGCGTATCCCTGTAAATTTCCTACACTGCTATCTTTAGTCATGGAAGCCTGTGGTGCTGACTGGACATGACCAAGTTTATTCCCAAACTCGTGAAGTGAAGAGTTTGTCCTCTCATTATCCCTGGTGCCATTTTCCACAGTGCTGAACCTAGAGACATCTGAAGCACACTCAGATCCAGTGTGACTTAGCCCCCCTATCAAGCCTCTAAAGTCCATATAACCAGTGGTATAATTCATGTCGCCAGGTGCATTGGAATTCGAGGACCTCTGAGGAATGACCCGATCACGCATAAAAGCGAATTCCTCACCTGTTTGAATGGAGTAGTTATGCACAGGCTTAACATCTGAACCATTAGAATTGAAAGGTCGCACATTAGCACTAGTGCCCCCTGTTTGATCAGGGATAAACGGTTGAGGAACAGCCTCGTTTCCATATCCAGGTTCCATGGAGTGCTGAAAAATCTGTTGATGTCTAGGTTTATCCATGGATATAATACAAATCCTACCAATTGAAAGACCTGTATGACGAATCTGACATAGCACACTACTACactacagagagagagagtgaatcAATTCAGAGCACGGTCGAGATGCAGTTACACATTAAGCTgcaatgaaagaaagaagatataagTTGTAGTCCCCATGGTAAGATAATGCAGCAAAACAGACTTTGAATCATCGAGAAACTctaataaaaagggaaaattttCACATGCTTCAATTTCTgcagataagaagaagaatctaaaacccaaaaaacatgATTCTTCCTTTGATTACTACAGAGAATTCTCAGCGACAATTTGATTTCGACCTAACcccaaaaaaacccaaatacTCGATTAAAATCTACCTTCACcacaaaaacccaaaaccctaaaGCAATCAATACAACGATTCAGTCTATTTCACAACGCTACAgaatagtttataaaaaattgaaatcaaaaaaccaaaaatctaatGCTTGAGGAAATTACAacgactcaaaaaaaaaaaaaagtatagaacAGTGAAGAAGTCTTCCCGAACCTTTAACGCGTAAGCTTACGGAGGAATTGATCGAACCAGCAATACACTTGAAGCAATCGTCTCTAAGCTGATGCTCTCGATCAAGTAGTACACAGCCAAGGAAGAAcagattaccaaaaaaaataataataataataaaccctaaaacttttttattttttccctcactttctctctcgttttttCTGGCCTTTCCCTGAGAGCGCTTactaaaatttggaaaaatctttaaaatcacaattaaaatattaataaaagccCAAATTTGTCGGCTACCTTAAGAacaaatttttattcaaaaatagtttaaattaaCAAAGTGAGAAAATCCAAATCTGGTCAAAATGATTGAAATTCGAAAAGTACCCTTAAAAGTTCCAGAAATTACTCTTTTGTTCATATTTATTGATCTTAACCAAGTGCCTAGATTCGCTATGTGGTGATCAGCTCAGTGTTCAATCGCATGTTACGCAGTCTATACACGGGAGAACGACATCAACCGTTGATTATGTGAGAGTGTCCTTAAAATGTGAGACTTGGACGGTCAAGATAGAATAATGTCAAGTTGTCAACAAATATCGATCGAGTGCATGCATGTGATGTGAATCTGAGAGCCTCTAGCTTCTGATTGTATGTATATCGTTTGCATTAAATAGAAGAAATCTCCCAGTTCACCAGATCATTATCATAAAGGGGTTGACTTTTGATACCTTAAATATTTGGGTAAATTGCTGACAAAAATATGTTaactccttctttttttcaattctttcaATTCAAAAGTAAATTTTCTCAAGCGGCCTTAATGAAAAGAACATTGTTTTCTAGCTCTCTTTATTAaggaaaaattaatataactgATATTCTTACTAAGAATTTCTTaggaaaaagtaacaaaatgaTTACCAAAATAGATGAGAATTCTTTGAGTATATGAGTTCGATTGAGTTTGTTTGACGTACGAAAATGAAGATAATGCATCTTATGATGGTATACTACGACCAAATCTTGTTCTTCTATCGTTTATGGTTGAGAGAGGCTACAATTTCAAAAACCGCCAATGCTAATGGCCAATGGGACGGTAATGTTTGGGCCCACAAATATGTAGAACAAAGAGTGGTCGGTCCACCGTGGTATTGAAAACGTTTGACTATACGaatgtttcctttttaaaaGCATGTACTATATGATATCTTGCACCTTAACTGATATATTGTAACTGATATATTGTAACAAATATcgtaactttaaattttttttgaatatttattaaAACCTCATGAATTTTATGGATTGTTTGTAAGAGTAATAAATCAGAATATACTATTCAAGCGGTGGCATGATAATAATTTGCATTGTTATAtctataatttgtttaataaaagtAAACTTGGTCGGCAGGGGCTCAGGgaataatttgattttgcttTCTTTCCAAGTGAACGGTTTTGGACGACCAGCAAAATACGGTATAGACTATAAAAATGTACATGCACACCGTCAAGAAATTATTATTCGTTTGTTTTGTCAACGCACACCGTCAGGGaaattatatacacaaattttccccaaaaaaacaaaaaacaaaaaaaaaaaatctctttttctCCTCTGCCATatcaattgaaaacaaaacGATGTCATTGCTTTGGAATAAAGCGTCGTTCACGTTTTGCAACGGTCGAGAGGAGACGAAATTGGGACTCTTTTAATCTCCTGATCATGACTCCCACCTAATTAAAATCGGCAATATCAGTAGCAAAAGCGTGTGCTTTGTTTATTGGGAAACATATCATTATCAAAAGCCATGGAGGTTTACGAAGATGTGGTTCGTCATGGATCGATATGTTTCAaatatatacttgtttggttgaTTCATAAATTGTTATGTTCTCCAAGTGTGATTGTACTTAGAACGCGACATTATAGTGTTTAATGGGATAGAATATAAAGATGATGTCGTTTCATAGACTTCAATGTCCTCTTGTTACATTGGTCATCGGATAACCGGATAAGCAGGCTTGAGTCGCATTCCGTGAGATGGTTTTTAATAGagtaatacataaattaatgaACTTATCTTCGATCCATGAGAGGGTAGTAACAAATGGAGTCCAGAGAAATGCACTTGTGAAGTACTGAAGTTGTGAACATGAACGTTACTTGAGTTGCTCTTCCCTTAAGAAGCTCATCATCTGGAATCCGAAAGCATGTCTGAGCCATACACCGTATATTGTGGAACCTTCCGATTTAATGCATACTTCGCTAACAAAAAAGTTTGCTCTGTTCAATAAACTGAGAAACCAAGGTGTTGGATTGCATATACAGTCATCGTCGTGCAAATGATTTCTTAGGATTAATTAGAACACAAACTTTATTAGAAgtagaaaaagcaaaaaaaaacagacgaaaacaaaattaatcgcCGTCTGTGGGGATCGAACCCACGGCCACGTGGTTAAAAGCCACgcgctctaccactgagctaagACGGCATTTGATGGCAATGAAATAGTTTTAGGAAATAAGAAAGAACCAAGAAACCAAAAGCTCTATTGCtctagaccaaaaaaaaaaaagaaaagggagttACTAGTAAGATGTACCTGACCTGAGGAAAGAGTTAAGACGACATCTTCTCTATAATCTGTGAAGAGATACGAggggaagaagaggagagagatcTCAAGAGTGAGATGGCCTTTCTCGCCATTATTAGAACGGCGTCGTTTTTTAGGGTTCTTTCGTTTTATAAATTTCTCTAGTAAATAAGCCCAATGGGCTCAGAATGGCGTCGTCTCTTACTCtctaagataaaaaaaaaattaaggggaggtattgatttaggatttagaaagaattttaatgactttatgttcttgctgattgttagaatcataaaaaattaaaagttaaaaatgaaggattctaagagattgtttaggaagttttttaaaatcttgatgatttgttttttctaatcttgtaaaatctttctatttgatgaaagagttttcatgacttttgttatgaaggaaatgatataaaattctaaaccaataacataaaatttgaattcattaacaatccaagattcttttgttttacttgaataacataaaacttttaatgactttataaaactcttaatccaataacactagatttatcaagattttagataactttttacaaatccacaaccaataacaccaaatttttaaagagtttttaaaagtcttgattgaataacaacatattttacctaatttttaaagtcattaaaattttttctaaatcctaaaccaatacctcccctaaAGTCATTCACAATCCGACGATGACGTAATCAGTGTATGTCCTCTAGTACGTTTATGTGATCCGATCCAGAAAGGCTGAGGCAATGGTTTCCAtaattcaattaagtgtttgttCCGCCATTATCTACCTTCCATGGCGATTATTATCATACTCTACTTGGCTATATTCGTCTTCTTGGGAGGACTATGCCGTCTCCTTCAGTTTTTGAGGAGATCGGAGAAGCCTAGATTATTATTAACTCAGCCTCGTATCCCTGTTTCTTCTGATTCGCCGTCTCCGTCTCTGTGGGAGTACGACGTCTTCCTTAGTTTCAGAGGAACAGATGTTTGGAGAAGTTTCGTCAGCCATCTCTACGAGGCTCTCAATTACGAAGGAATCAAAACCTTCCTCGACGACAGAGAACTTCAAAAAAGGCAATTTCATCTGGGATGGGCTTGAGAAAGCCATTGTTCCAGTCACGATTCGCCATCCTTGTAATTTCCCAGGACTACGCTACCTCGCACTGGTGCTTGCAAGAGCTTTCCGCTATGCTCGACTTAGCCGACAATACACGCCTTGAATTGATCCCTATATTCTACGGCATTGATCCGTCGGACTTGAAAGTTCGAAGCTTCCACAAAGCTTTTGAGAAGCATGAGCAGAGGTATGATCTCGAGACTGTGGATGTATGGAGAAGAGCTTTGGCTCTAGTTGGAAAAATGTCTGGCTGGGATTCCAAAAGCAGGTTCATTGTTGTTCATCAAATACTTAGTTTGGTAATCAATCAATCTGCtttaatttggatttaaaaCTGTCTCTTGATGATGTATGGAGAAGAGCTTTGGCTCTAATTTGGATTTGTTGGGCTTGGCTTCATACAGGAAGGAGGACTCAGAGCTTGTACATGAAATTGTTCAAGATCTTTCTGACAGATTATACTCACATTTATCAGACGGCACAACTGGATTGATCGGCATGAGCTCTCACCAGAACAACATAGAATCTTTCCTATCAATAATGGACTCCGGAGATGTCCGAATGATAGGAGTCTGGGGCATGGGTGGCGTTGGGAAAACAACCATCGTGAAATATGTCTTTGAAGGCCTCTCGAGTCAGTTTGATGCTCGTTGCCTTCTAGAAAACGTGAAAGGAGATTTCAAACAATATGGTCAATCACACTTGCGAAAGAAACTCTTGTCTGAAATCTTCCCAAAAAGTCCCTTGAGTGCGCAGTGTTTCACTTCTGTTGCAATGAAGCGAAGACTTCGTGGCAAGAAGGTTCTTCTCGTCCTTGATGATGTTGATCACGTTCAACAACTGCAAGATTTGGCTGGGAATTGGTTTGGTCCAGGAAGCAGGATCATTATAACTACACGGGACAAGCGTGTGTTAGATGAGCATGGTGTGGAACACATTTATGAAGTGAAGCCTTTGAGGCCTACCCATGCACTTCAGCTTTTCAGCAAACATGCTTTCAAAATGAATCGTCCACAAGCAGAGTTTAGAGAACTCTCTTTAGATATTGTAGAGCAACTTGGTGGTCTTCCATTAGCTATTCGAGTCATTGGTGCATCTCTATATCAACGGAAAATAGAACTCTGGGAAGATAAGCTGTTTATACTGAAAAATAGTCTCGATAAATCTATCTCACTGGCGTTAAAAGTAAGTTATGATGCACTGGATGAGCAGGaaaagattgtttttctttatgttgCTGGTTGTTTTAATGGGGAGTATATGGATCGAGCGAAAAAGGTACTAGACTCCTTTGTCTTTAAATCTGAACCAAGGCTAGTAACTTTGATGGAGAAGTCTCTGATTGGTTCGTCTAAAAGTACGAGGCTATGGGTTCATGATCTACTTCAAGACATGGCCAAGGATATTATTTGtgaaggaaaaaaggaaaaactatGGAAGCGTAAAATGCTATGGAATTTTATCGATGTCAAAGGCTTGTTCACTGAACATATGGTAAGACAAGAAAGTTTAAAGCTGGCTCTAGGCATGAACATTTATTTCTCTGATTCCATATTTCTTCGTTTAGAGCTGATCTGTGGCTATTTAGTTTCTCGATTAAGCTTGTGTTGATTGCTGTTTTGCTTTTCCTTTTACATTGTCACGGCAGGGAACTAAAGACATACAGGTTGAAAGTATATTGCTCAATATGGCTGAAGGAACAGAGCTTTGCATCAACCATGCAACGTTTAAGAGGATGTTCAAtctcaaatttcttaaaatttataacaacTTTACTGTTGGGGGGAGCAAAATGAGCATGGTTAACGATCTTGACTACCTCCCTCCACTGAGATATCTTCACTGGGAGGCTTACATTTTGAAAACGTTGCCTTCTCGCTTCCAGACTGACTATCTAGTTGAACTTAATCTCCCTGATAGTTCAATTGAAACACTATGGAGCGGAATAAAGGTACTACTTTTCTGTGATTCCCTAAATGATAAGAAATACACAAGTTagcaaatctttaattattgttgatgaagatttttgttttcaagaaaaTTCATTGTGACGCGGACTGGCGTTgaaatgtttctcttttattttaatgcTTCTGGGGGTCTTCGTTTTTCTGCCAAGGGAAATGATCTGACATGTTTCTTGCTTCTTTTGTATGACAGGACCTTCGAAGTCTAAAACACATGAACCTTAACAGATGCAAGAACCTGATTGAAATTCCAGACCTTTCTAAGGCAAGGAGTCTTGAGAGTTTATGCCTTTGTGAATGCGAAAGCTTGGTTGAGCTCCCTTCTTCTATTGGTCATCTTGATAAGTTAGTTAAGCTATCCATGCGAAGTTGCACGAAACTCAAGAATCTATCGTGTAATATCTACTTGACGTCCCTcaaaattctttctttagatGAATGCACAATTATAAAAGAGTTTCCATTTGTTTCCGACAATATTGAAGAGTTGGGATTGAGCTGGACATCAATTGAAGAAGTGCCAACATCGATCAAGCGTCTCTCAAGGCTCAGAGAAATGC is a genomic window containing:
- the LOC104754036 gene encoding uncharacterized protein LOC104754036; this translates as MDKPRHQQIFQHSMEPGYGNEAVPQPFIPDQTGGTSANVRPFNSNGSDVKPVHNYSIQTGEEFAFMRDRVIPQRSSNSNAPGDMNYTTGYMDFRGLIGGLSHTGSECASDVSRFSTVENGTRDNERTNSSLHEFGNKLGHVQSAPQASMTKDSSVGNLQGYASSSASGSVTAKVKILCSFGGKILPRPGDSKLRYVGGDTHIISIRKDISWPELRQKILEIYYQTRVVKYQLPGEDLDALVSVSCEEDLQNMLEEYNEMENRGGSQKLRMFLFSISDMDDALLGVNKNDADSEFQYVVAVNGMDIGSGKKPILHALDSSSANNLAELDVRTTKGINTIAGDVGGVGASQSMLDGFQQSSVQQSESIPPNSSLYYSQSIPPNATYQLQQSVQPSSALHYSQSIPPGSPLQYPQSITPASSFQYPQSITPGSASSYGIYPQYYGHVVQPGQRERFPXKTREKRCEID
- the LOC104752396 gene encoding putative disease resistance protein At4g11170 isoform X2 translates to MSSHQNNIESFLSIMDSGDVRMIGVWGMGGVGKTTIVKYVFEGLSSQFDARCLLENVKGDFKQYGQSHLRKKLLSEIFPKSPLSAQCFTSVAMKRRLRGKKVLLVLDDVDHVQQLQDLAGNWFGPGSRIIITTRDKRVLDEHGVEHIYEVKPLRPTHALQLFSKHAFKMNRPQAEFRELSLDIVEQLGGLPLAIRVIGASLYQRKIELWEDKLFILKNSLDKSISLALKVSYDALDEQEKIVFLYVAGCFNGEYMDRAKKVLDSFVFKSEPRLVTLMEKSLIGSSKSTRLWVHDLLQDMAKDIICEGKKEKLWKRKMLWNFIDVKGLFTEHMGTKDIQVESILLNMAEGTELCINHATFKRMFNLKFLKIYNNFTVGGSKMSMVNDLDYLPPLRYLHWEAYILKTLPSRFQTDYLVELNLPDSSIETLWSGIKDLRSLKHMNLNRCKNLIEIPDLSKARSLESLCLCECESLVELPSSIGHLDKLVKLSMRSCTKLKNLSCNIYLTSLKILSLDECTIIKEFPFVSDNIEELGLSWTSIEEVPTSIKRLSRLREMRLSQCKRLKNLPDTIGSLESLKHLGLAYCPNVTVFPVLGNGIETLSLNGTAIEEVPSSIGDKLNLISLDMSECQRLQNLPHTLSNLKNLKLLYLRGCTNITENPHVAGEMRRLDLYGTSIETYGFLSEEEGRT
- the LOC104752396 gene encoding protein SUPPRESSOR OF npr1-1, CONSTITUTIVE 1-like isoform X1 produces the protein MGLRKPLFQSRFAILVISQDYATSHWCLQELSAMLDLADNTRLELIPIFYGIDPSDLKVRSFHKAFEKHEQRYDLETVDVWRRALALVGKMSGWDSKSRKEDSELVHEIVQDLSDRLYSHLSDGTTGLIGMSSHQNNIESFLSIMDSGDVRMIGVWGMGGVGKTTIVKYVFEGLSSQFDARCLLENVKGDFKQYGQSHLRKKLLSEIFPKSPLSAQCFTSVAMKRRLRGKKVLLVLDDVDHVQQLQDLAGNWFGPGSRIIITTRDKRVLDEHGVEHIYEVKPLRPTHALQLFSKHAFKMNRPQAEFRELSLDIVEQLGGLPLAIRVIGASLYQRKIELWEDKLFILKNSLDKSISLALKVSYDALDEQEKIVFLYVAGCFNGEYMDRAKKVLDSFVFKSEPRLVTLMEKSLIGSSKSTRLWVHDLLQDMAKDIICEGKKEKLWKRKMLWNFIDVKGLFTEHMGTKDIQVESILLNMAEGTELCINHATFKRMFNLKFLKIYNNFTVGGSKMSMVNDLDYLPPLRYLHWEAYILKTLPSRFQTDYLVELNLPDSSIETLWSGIKDLRSLKHMNLNRCKNLIEIPDLSKARSLESLCLCECESLVELPSSIGHLDKLVKLSMRSCTKLKNLSCNIYLTSLKILSLDECTIIKEFPFVSDNIEELGLSWTSIEEVPTSIKRLSRLREMRLSQCKRLKNLPDTIGSLESLKHLGLAYCPNVTVFPVLGNGIETLSLNGTAIEEVPSSIGDKLNLISLDMSECQRLQNLPHTLSNLKNLKLLYLRGCTNITENPHVAGEMRRLDLYGTSIETYGFLSEEEGRT
- the LOC104754035 gene encoding serine/threonine-protein kinase CTR1-like; translated protein: MKVTESEEFGAMVENLRTPDTEPKDEKTETRHAALPPLGSEFDYSGLQIIKNEDLEELKELGSGTFGTVYHGKWRGSDVAIKRIKKSCFAGRSSEQERLTGEFWGEAEILSKLHHPNVVAFYGVVKDGPGGTLATVTEYMVDGSLRHVLVRKDRHLDRRKRLIIAMDAAFGMEYLHSKNTVHFDLKCDNLLVNLKDPSRPICKVGDFGLSKIKRNTLVSGGVRGTLPWMAPELLNGSSSKVSEKVDVFSFGIVLWEILTGEEPYANMHYGAIIGGIVNNTLRPTIPGFCDDEXS